A single window of Tenericutes bacterium MZ-XQ DNA harbors:
- a CDS encoding ABC transporter permease, whose amino-acid sequence MQQIIEQIKNRKYRKKKRINRSKAGDITLFIVLLIFGAFSAFPLIMTASNAFKPLDELFLFPPRLLPRNITFDNFRDLSELMSNSWIPFTRYFFNTILITVTGTLGHVLIASMAAFPLAKYKFPGRTIIFTLVVYSLMFAPQVTATPNYIIVSWIGLVDTPMAIIFPAIASSLGLYLMKQFMEQIPMELIESAKIDGASEYRIFFQIVMPLVKPAWLTLIILLFQRLWITDGGSFIFSEELKPVSYALRQIAQGTIERAGTIAAVSFIMMIVPVTFFIFSQSRIVETFSHSGMK is encoded by the coding sequence ATGCAACAGATTATTGAGCAAATAAAAAACAGAAAGTATCGTAAGAAGAAAAGAATTAATCGTTCTAAAGCTGGAGATATTACACTGTTTATTGTATTATTGATATTTGGTGCATTCAGTGCATTTCCACTCATTATGACTGCGTCTAATGCATTTAAACCTCTAGATGAGTTATTCTTATTCCCACCTAGATTATTACCAAGAAATATTACATTTGACAACTTTAGAGATTTATCGGAGTTGATGAGCAATTCATGGATTCCGTTTACAAGATATTTCTTTAATACCATTTTAATTACTGTAACAGGAACTTTAGGACATGTTTTAATTGCTTCTATGGCTGCATTTCCTTTAGCTAAATATAAATTTCCTGGAAGAACAATTATTTTTACACTTGTTGTATATTCATTGATGTTCGCACCTCAAGTTACTGCTACACCTAACTATATTATTGTTTCATGGATTGGTTTAGTAGATACACCAATGGCGATTATATTTCCTGCAATAGCTTCATCATTAGGTTTATACCTTATGAAGCAATTTATGGAGCAAATTCCAATGGAGTTAATTGAAAGCGCGAAAATTGATGGCGCAAGCGAGTATCGTATTTTCTTCCAAATTGTGATGCCACTGGTTAAACCTGCGTGGTTAACACTCATCATCTTACTATTCCAAAGACTATGGATTACTGATGGTGGATCATTTATTTTTAGTGAAGAATTAAAACCTGTTAGTTATGCTTTAAGACAAATTGCACAAGGAACGATCGAACGTGCTGGTACGATTGCTGCAGTCTCTTTCATTATGATGATAGTGCCTGTAACATTCTTTATCTTCTCACAATCTAGAATTGTTGAAACGTTCAGTCATTCTGGAATGAAATAG
- a CDS encoding ABC transporter permease: MQSKIDMKLKRQLLWKEVKQNKHNYILMAPYVILFLTFTIIPVFMSLGISFTYFNLLETPRFIGLDNYAKLLLDDDVFIIALKNTLILAVVTGPVSYLLAFVFAWLINELKPKLRAFMTLIFYAPSISGNAFLIWLLIFSGDVHGYANAILMNLGFIDNPILWLKDPDYMLGVIILVQLWLSLGVSFLAFIAGLQSVDKTLYEAGAIDGIRNRWQELWYITLPSMKPQLLFGAVMQITTSLAIAEVSMQLVGFPSIQYAGHTIVTHLIDYGSTRFDLGYASAIATLLFLIMMTANIVVRSILRKVGE, translated from the coding sequence ATGCAATCAAAGATTGACATGAAGCTGAAAAGACAGCTTTTATGGAAAGAAGTAAAACAAAATAAGCATAATTATATATTAATGGCTCCATATGTTATCTTGTTTTTAACTTTTACGATTATACCAGTGTTTATGTCGCTGGGGATTAGTTTTACTTACTTTAATTTATTAGAAACACCAAGATTTATTGGTTTAGATAATTATGCGAAGTTATTACTTGATGATGATGTGTTCATCATCGCTTTAAAAAATACGTTAATACTTGCGGTAGTCACAGGACCTGTAAGTTATTTACTTGCGTTTGTATTTGCTTGGTTGATCAATGAACTTAAACCTAAACTAAGAGCATTTATGACTTTAATCTTTTATGCACCATCGATTTCAGGTAATGCATTTTTGATTTGGTTATTAATTTTCTCTGGGGATGTTCATGGATATGCCAATGCTATATTAATGAACTTAGGATTTATTGATAATCCGATTTTGTGGTTAAAAGATCCTGACTATATGCTAGGTGTGATCATCTTAGTACAATTATGGTTGAGTTTAGGTGTTTCTTTCTTAGCATTTATTGCAGGGCTTCAAAGTGTTGATAAAACACTATATGAAGCAGGCGCAATCGATGGTATTAGAAACCGTTGGCAAGAACTATGGTATATTACATTGCCATCAATGAAACCACAACTACTATTTGGTGCTGTGATGCAAATTACAACATCATTAGCAATTGCAGAAGTATCGATGCAACTGGTAGGTTTCCCGTCTATTCAGTATGCGGGACATACAATTGTAACCCACTTAATTGATTACGGGTCAACTCGTTTTGATTTAGGGTATGCATCAGCGATTGCAACATTATTATTCTTAATCATGATGACTGCGAATATTGTTGTTCGCTCTATCTTAAGAAAGGTGGGTGAATAA
- a CDS encoding ABC transporter substrate-binding protein, with protein MKKFLIITLSIVLLVTVYAIIDSLVARAQKNYLDYNREPVSEVDPSVLGEYDAEAYFSYVSNKPQDYPENKIITINASSYSSIEGEQEILDVYEGVSSPLLTKESGSVTWNVEVAEAGFYNIKVNYFPYEGKSSSVERTIYINGEVPFTGASNIVFHRLWASEGQPEVDIHGNDIRPSQIETPFWTNDFVKDSIGYVNEPYQFYFEEGTNSITIESVREPLLIDTIELLSVKQIKSYEEVYEMYQDMNYQVINQENIMIQAEDVSYTSSPTLYPLNDRTSPLTMPSHPSLIKLNTIGGANWRVSGDQMTWTIDVETSGLYAISMRVKQKLASGMNVSRNIYIDGEIPFAEMENYQFPFSNDWRIQTIGTLEEPYLFYLEAGTHELSMEVSLGEYGPLIAQIQNSINNLNKLYREILVYTGPEPDPYRDYELVTRVDRLVERLDNERVNLSNIRQRIIEISGSKSEKTGILDTVILQLDDFVEKPREIHKNLSTYSANISSLGTLVILLSEQPLEIDYFVLHAPDAKLPQNKASWFKRTIFSIQSFFASFTTDYTAIGQTDTGEINETIEVWLSVGKDQANILRKLIDESFTSETGIQVDLKLVNGAVLLPATLAGEGPDVAMGVTYNIPVNYAMRNAVYDLSKFADFADVKDRFMDSSMVGFEHEGGYYALPEQQIFLMMFYRTDIFEEIELEVPQTWDDVISMIPDLQKHNLEFYLPVPITQGNIVNLPSNPIFSTMFYQNDGEFYINGNTESGFNEGMGPEVFETWTRFYTDYSFPVEANFVNRFRSGQMPIGVTYYNIYNTLSVFAPEIRGKWDFSSVPGTEYIDEFGQSQIRRETVSTNTGVMIMDQSSKKDASWEYLKWWTSTEVQVQFGREMEGILGAAARYPTANVDALAQLPWTVEEYRKLYEQWQWVRGIPEVPGGYMTGRHLDNAFRLVIDEFANPRETIYDYVQVINDEIEKKRREFGLD; from the coding sequence ATGAAAAAATTTCTTATTATAACATTATCGATTGTGTTGTTAGTGACGGTGTATGCAATTATTGATAGTCTCGTGGCTAGAGCACAAAAGAACTATTTGGATTATAATAGAGAACCTGTAAGTGAGGTGGATCCTTCAGTGCTTGGCGAATATGATGCTGAAGCTTATTTCAGTTATGTTTCCAATAAACCTCAAGACTATCCTGAAAATAAAATCATTACAATTAATGCTTCTAGCTATTCAAGTATTGAAGGCGAACAAGAAATATTAGATGTATATGAAGGTGTCTCAAGTCCACTTTTAACAAAAGAGAGTGGTTCAGTAACATGGAATGTTGAAGTTGCTGAAGCGGGTTTTTATAATATTAAAGTAAATTATTTCCCATATGAAGGGAAAAGTTCATCAGTTGAACGTACAATTTATATCAATGGTGAAGTTCCATTTACAGGAGCAAGTAACATTGTTTTTCATCGTCTGTGGGCATCTGAGGGACAACCTGAAGTGGATATTCATGGTAATGATATTAGACCAAGTCAAATTGAAACACCATTTTGGACAAATGATTTTGTTAAAGACTCTATAGGGTATGTCAATGAACCGTATCAATTTTATTTCGAAGAAGGCACAAATAGTATCACTATAGAATCTGTAAGAGAACCATTGTTAATTGATACAATCGAACTTCTATCTGTGAAGCAAATTAAATCTTATGAAGAAGTATATGAAATGTATCAAGATATGAACTATCAAGTGATTAACCAAGAGAACATAATGATTCAAGCAGAAGATGTATCTTATACATCATCACCAACCTTATATCCATTAAACGATCGTACGAGTCCACTGACGATGCCGAGTCATCCTTCATTGATTAAGTTAAACACAATCGGTGGAGCTAATTGGAGAGTCTCTGGAGATCAAATGACATGGACAATAGATGTTGAAACATCAGGGTTATATGCAATAAGTATGAGAGTTAAACAAAAACTTGCCTCTGGTATGAATGTTAGTAGAAATATCTACATCGATGGTGAAATTCCATTTGCAGAAATGGAAAATTATCAATTTCCATTTTCAAACGATTGGCGCATTCAAACCATTGGTACATTGGAAGAACCATATTTATTTTATTTAGAAGCAGGAACTCATGAACTTTCAATGGAAGTGTCACTTGGAGAATATGGTCCTTTAATCGCACAAATTCAAAACTCAATTAACAATTTAAATAAACTATATAGAGAAATCTTAGTATATACAGGACCCGAACCAGATCCATATCGTGATTATGAGTTAGTCACAAGAGTTGATCGTTTGGTCGAAAGATTGGATAACGAAAGAGTTAATTTATCTAATATAAGACAAAGAATCATTGAAATTTCTGGATCAAAAAGCGAGAAAACAGGTATCTTAGATACAGTGATTTTACAGCTTGATGATTTTGTAGAAAAACCAAGAGAAATTCATAAAAATTTATCTACATATAGTGCAAATATATCTTCACTGGGTACGTTAGTTATTTTACTATCTGAACAACCTTTAGAAATTGATTATTTTGTACTCCACGCACCTGATGCAAAACTTCCACAGAATAAAGCATCATGGTTCAAACGAACTATCTTTAGCATACAGTCATTTTTCGCAAGTTTCACTACTGATTACACCGCAATTGGACAAACAGATACAGGTGAAATCAACGAAACCATCGAAGTTTGGTTATCTGTAGGTAAGGATCAAGCAAACATTTTGAGAAAACTCATTGATGAATCATTTACATCAGAAACTGGCATACAAGTTGATTTAAAACTTGTAAACGGTGCAGTTCTACTACCGGCTACTCTAGCAGGTGAAGGACCTGATGTTGCAATGGGTGTTACATATAATATTCCAGTGAATTATGCGATGAGAAACGCAGTTTATGATTTGTCTAAGTTTGCTGATTTTGCAGATGTCAAAGATCGTTTTATGGATAGTTCAATGGTAGGCTTTGAGCATGAAGGTGGTTATTATGCTCTACCTGAACAACAAATTTTCTTAATGATGTTCTATAGAACGGATATTTTTGAAGAGATTGAATTAGAAGTTCCACAAACATGGGATGACGTGATTTCAATGATTCCAGATCTTCAAAAACATAATTTAGAGTTTTACTTGCCAGTTCCAATTACTCAAGGTAATATTGTTAACTTACCTTCAAACCCAATCTTTTCCACTATGTTCTATCAAAATGATGGAGAATTCTATATTAATGGTAATACAGAAAGTGGATTTAATGAAGGTATGGGACCTGAAGTTTTTGAAACATGGACAAGATTTTATACAGATTATTCATTCCCTGTAGAAGCAAACTTCGTAAATAGATTTAGAAGTGGGCAAATGCCTATTGGGGTTACATATTACAATATTTACAATACTTTAAGTGTGTTTGCACCTGAAATTAGAGGTAAATGGGATTTTTCATCAGTTCCAGGTACAGAATATATCGATGAGTTTGGACAATCACAAATCAGAAGAGAAACTGTATCAACGAACACAGGTGTTATGATTATGGATCAATCTTCTAAAAAAGATGCTTCATGGGAATATTTAAAATGGTGGACAAGCACAGAAGTGCAAGTTCAATTTGGACGTGAAATGGAAGGTATCTTAGGAGCAGCAGCAAGATATCCAACAGCTAATGTCGATGCACTTGCTCAGCTACCTTGGACAGTTGAAGAATATCGAAAACTTTATGAACAATGGCAATGGGTTCGCGGTATTCCTGAAGTTCCAGGTGGATACATGACAGGTAGACATTTAGATAACGCATTTAGACTTGTTATTGATGAGTTTGCTAATCCAAGAGAAACCATTTATGATTATGTTCAAGTGATTAATGATGAGATTGAAAAGAAAAGAAGAGAATTCGGTTTAGATTAA